The stretch of DNA ATTATGCAGCCCGTTATTATGATGTTTTACAGGAAAAAGTTCCTATTGCAGGTACTGTAAATCCCGATAAATTTGTCATTACAAAAAATGGCAATACCGTTAACGTAAAGCAATATAAGCTGGATAAGAAAAAAGAAAATCCTGAACTCGTTTTTGAGAAGACTTACGATGACACCAAAACAAAAGAACTTTGGATCTATGGTCTTGAAGATGATGATATTTATGAAGTATCCGGAGATGGAAAACCTAAAATGAATATCAGACTGATCGGAGGCTATAATCACGATGTTTATAATGTAGCCAATGGAAGCAAGGTAAAGATCTACGATTTTAAATCTCAAAAGAATACCTATAACGCTGATACTGCTACCAAAAATATCTCCGACGATTACGATATCAATTCCTATAATTATAAGCATCCTAAATATAATTTCTTCGCAGGATACCCGAATGTGGACTTCAATCCTGATGACGGTTTAATTATTGGAGTTCTGGCCAACTATACAGTCAATAATTTTATCCGAGATCCTTATACTCAGAAACACAGCCTAAAGGCTAATTTTTATACTGCTACTGCAGGATTTAGTCTGGCGTATCAGGGGATATTTAAAAAGGCGATTTCAGGATGGGATTTTAACCTAGATGCATCTTACACCACTCCCCGCTTTGCTGAAAACTTCTTTGGATTATCGAATGAAAGCGAGTATGACAAGCCACATACTGAACGAAAGTATAACAGGGCTAGAATTTCAAAATTCAATTTTGCTCCTTCCATCTCTAAAAAGAGCTGGCTTAATTTGGAGCACCGATTCCAACTGACCTTTGAAGATAATAAAGTACAGAGAAACGGTGACCGTTTTGTAGACCTGTCTCCGGATGTAAACCCTCAAGTGTTCAACAGCCAGCAGTTTGCAGGAGCCAATTATACATTCAGCTATAAAAACTTAGATAATAACGCTTTCCCTACCTTAGGAATGATATTTATTTTAAATGCAGACTGGAAAACCAATCTTTCCGATTTCAACAGAAACTTCCTAAGTTTAAGCGGAACTTTAACTGTAGATCATAGAATCGACAAAAGCGGAAAATTTGTATTTGCCAATTCCAGCAATACAAGATGGATCAATAATAACAATTTTGAATTCTACCAGGCAGCAAGTATTGGTGGGAACAACGGCTTAAGAGCTTTTAGAAATGATCGTTTTTCCGGAAAGTCTTATTTTACTAATAATTCTGAAGTCCGTTGGGACTTTGGAAGAGTGAGAAATAATATTGTTCCGGCTAATATGGGCGTTTTAATTGGTTACGATATCGGACGTGTTTGGAATGACAATGAAAATTCTAAAAAATGGCATCAGGCTGCAGGAATCGGTTTCTGGATGAGTGTCGTTGAAATGTTTTCCGCTAGATTAAACTATTTCTATGGTTCCGATGGAGGAAGGGTTTCAGCAGGAGTAGGAATGAATTTCTAAGAATATTATTACACAAAAATAAAACCACAAAAGTCACAAAAGTCTTAAACACTTGAGATATTGAAGTTCAATAGATGTTGTATATAAAGAACACAGAAGTTTATAAAAATCTCCGATTTTTATAATCTGCGTAATCAGCAAAATCTGCGAGAAAACCAACATTAACATCTGTGTTAATCTGAGTATTCTAAGACATATGCAAATTATATCTTGTTAAATTTACAAAAGGTTCTTCCCTTTTTACGACAGCAAATATTCTATATACAATTTTACAGCATACAGCATTGATAATAGAATTATGTGCTTTTCCCTGTTGTTTTTTTCTTTGGTAATAAGATTTTAATTCTTCATCATAAATTACGGCAGAATTAGCACCATTAAAAAGAATCGTTTTAATTCTTTTATTTCTAAGTTTACTTGTTTTAGTTTTGCCTTGAACACTTGTTCCTGATGTATGCTCAAAAGGAGCAATCCCTGCATAACAGTTGAATTTCCTTGGGTTTTGAAAACTTGTAAAATTATTCGTTAATACAATCATATAAGCTGCTGTGAGGAATCCAACCCCTTTCACTTTGGTTATTTTTTCAAAGTTTCGGTTGAGGTGTTGTTGATTATGGATTTCCTGTTTTATTTTTTCTTCAACTAATGCTATATTTTTATCCAGTTGCTGTATATGGCCCATAATATCATTAATTTCAAAACTTACATCAGCTATTTTATTGATCTGATAAAAAGCTTTTATCTCATTCTTGAACTGTGTTCTTACCTTTATCAAATGATTTCTGTAGGTAAGAAGATTTTTTATCTTAAGCAGTTCTTTACTGGGAAGGAGATAAGGTTTAAGTTCTTTGCAATATGTTTTTGCATACTTGGCAATCCTCCAGGCATCAACTCGATCATTCTTTCCTCTTTGTATTCCCTGACTTAATTTTATTTCGAGAGCCGGGACCTGATAATAGCTTATTTCTTGGCTTTCCAATATCCTGGCAAGGAGCAGCCCATAATTTCCTGTATTTTCAAAGCAATACCACAATTGAGCATTCTCTGGGATGTTTCTTGAAATCATACTTTCAATTCCTGATAGAGTATTTTCAACTTTAAAAAAAATGTCTTTCTCTTCAGAATCACTCATGATACAAACATCCAAGGTATCTTTGGAAATATCAATTCCTATAAAATAACTTTTCATAACTTTGGATTTAGGATTTATCCTGAATGAACCATTTTGAATAATGCTAAAACCTTTAATAAGCCTTAATGCTTAACATTCTAAATGGCAGATATTCAAAAGAGAAAATAAAGTCTGATACTCAGAATAGTTCTGTTCTGGAAATCTGTTTAGTTCACTTTATTTTCTCTGGTTCTTCAGAATATAATTATTATCTAATTTAATACTAATTCATTGTGTAAATCTAAAGGCAATCTGTGGGAAAAAATAAAACCATAAAAGTCACAAAAATTTTAAACACTTGAGATATTAAAGTTTAATACATCCTGCATAAGAAGTACACAAAAGTTTATAAAAAAATCTTTGATTTTTTTATAAACTGCGTAATCTGCGAGATAAAAATATTCCCTCACAGGTTTTATAGATTACATAATATTGGCAATAATGAAGCTCAGGAAATATCTATATATGGATAGCGAGCTTAGATTCTTCCAAAAATTAAAAGTTCGACGAAGTCAATGACAAATAGGATGAAAAGTCAATGAAATAAATTGCCTCATTGCAGTAAAAAATGTCACATACATTAAAGCAGAGCCTATATTGGTTACAATTTAAAAAGAAAATTGATATACTTTTCCACCTGTTGCTTTATCCTTTTCGTCTGCAATTAATAATGTTCTATCGTTTAGAAAGACAACAGATTCTTTCTGTGAATTATGATTTAATGGAACTTTTTCAATTTTAGCTGTACTGAAGTCATCAGAGGTAAATCCGGTAAGAAGATGAATATTCTTATGACTCAATAAGACAATCTGATCCTGTTTGCTGTTAATGGCTGCAGAGGTAATAGCTGCATCGCTATACTTTCCATTAAGTTTTAGCCTTCCAATAAGCTTAGCTTCAAAA from Chryseobacterium piperi encodes:
- a CDS encoding IS110 family RNA-guided transposase; translated protein: MKSYFIGIDISKDTLDVCIMSDSEEKDIFFKVENTLSGIESMISRNIPENAQLWYCFENTGNYGLLLARILESQEISYYQVPALEIKLSQGIQRGKNDRVDAWRIAKYAKTYCKELKPYLLPSKELLKIKNLLTYRNHLIKVRTQFKNEIKAFYQINKIADVSFEINDIMGHIQQLDKNIALVEEKIKQEIHNQQHLNRNFEKITKVKGVGFLTAAYMIVLTNNFTSFQNPRKFNCYAGIAPFEHTSGTSVQGKTKTSKLRNKRIKTILFNGANSAVIYDEELKSYYQRKKQQGKAHNSIINAVCCKIVYRIFAVVKREEPFVNLTRYNLHMS